Proteins encoded by one window of Flagellimonas lutaonensis:
- the proS gene encoding proline--tRNA ligase has protein sequence MGKKLTSRAEDYSKWYNELVIKADLAENSGVRGCMVIKPYGFAIWEKMQAALDRMFKDTGHENAYFPLFIPKSYLSKEASHVEGFAKECAVVTHYRLKNADDGKGIVVDEDAKLEEELIVRPTSETIIWDTYRRWIQSYRDLPLKINQWANVVRWEMRTRLFLRTAEFLWQEGHTAHATEKEAVEEAELMMNVYAEFAEKYMAVPVIKGTKTESERFAGALETYCIEALMQDGKALQAGTSHFLGQNFAKAFDVKFASKEGGQEYVWATSWGVSTRLVGALIMTHSDDNGLVLPPKLAPIQVVIVPIYKGIEQLEAISEKVHPLLNDLRAKGISVKYDDRDTHKPGFKFNEYELKGVPVRLAIGQRDLENGTYEVARRDTLQKESVPAENIVAHIEQLLEDMQKNIFERAKQHQQTHITEVDSYDEFKAVLEEKGGFISAHWDGTAATEEKIKEETKATIRCIPLHVKNEEGKCVVTGKPSPYRVLFAKAY, from the coding sequence ATGGGTAAAAAATTGACTAGTCGTGCCGAGGATTATTCCAAATGGTACAACGAACTTGTTATCAAGGCAGATTTGGCCGAAAATTCGGGAGTAAGGGGTTGTATGGTTATTAAACCCTATGGTTTTGCCATTTGGGAGAAGATGCAGGCGGCCCTCGATAGGATGTTCAAAGACACGGGACATGAGAATGCCTACTTTCCATTGTTCATACCAAAATCATATCTGAGCAAAGAGGCCAGCCATGTTGAGGGCTTTGCCAAAGAATGTGCGGTGGTAACGCATTATCGGCTTAAAAATGCCGATGACGGTAAAGGGATCGTGGTCGATGAGGATGCCAAGCTCGAAGAAGAACTTATTGTTAGACCAACCTCTGAGACCATCATTTGGGATACCTATAGAAGATGGATCCAATCATATCGCGATTTGCCTTTGAAAATTAATCAATGGGCCAACGTAGTACGATGGGAAATGCGCACCCGTCTTTTTCTTCGTACGGCCGAGTTTCTATGGCAAGAAGGCCATACGGCCCATGCCACGGAGAAAGAGGCTGTCGAAGAGGCTGAACTGATGATGAACGTTTATGCCGAATTTGCCGAAAAATACATGGCCGTGCCCGTGATCAAGGGAACCAAAACTGAAAGCGAACGTTTTGCCGGAGCGTTGGAAACCTATTGTATCGAGGCACTAATGCAAGATGGAAAGGCATTACAGGCCGGGACTTCCCATTTTCTTGGACAGAATTTTGCAAAAGCCTTCGATGTAAAATTTGCTTCAAAAGAAGGGGGGCAAGAATACGTATGGGCCACCTCGTGGGGCGTTTCAACACGTTTGGTCGGAGCTTTGATCATGACCCACAGTGATGACAACGGCCTTGTTTTGCCACCCAAACTGGCACCCATTCAAGTTGTCATCGTCCCTATATACAAGGGAATTGAGCAGTTAGAGGCCATATCTGAAAAAGTGCATCCGTTGTTGAATGATCTTCGTGCAAAAGGCATTTCGGTCAAATATGATGACCGGGATACCCATAAACCGGGCTTCAAGTTCAACGAGTACGAGTTGAAAGGGGTGCCGGTGCGCCTGGCCATCGGCCAAAGGGATTTGGAGAACGGCACCTATGAGGTGGCACGAAGGGATACCCTGCAGAAAGAATCGGTGCCGGCTGAAAATATTGTCGCGCATATCGAGCAGCTTCTCGAAGACATGCAGAAGAACATTTTTGAGCGGGCCAAGCAGCACCAGCAAACGCACATTACAGAGGTAGACAGTTATGACGAGTTCAAGGCCGTGCTGGAAGAAAAAGGAGGCTTTATTTCGGCCCATTGGGACGGTACCGCCGCCACTGAAGAGAAGATAAAAGAAGAGACCAAGGCAACCATTCGCTGCATTCCTCTCCATGTGAAAAACGAGGAGGGCAAGTGCGTTGTTACAGGTAAACCATCGCCCTACAGGGTGTTATTTGCCAAGGCCTACTAA